Part of the Balaenoptera acutorostrata chromosome 17, mBalAcu1.1, whole genome shotgun sequence genome, GTGATTGTttactgaatttttctttctggtagttcattattagagtatagaaatgcaacatatttctgtatattaattttgtaccctgcaactttactgaatttatttgttctaataATTTTTGGCAGAGTCTTTAGGGtcttctatatatagtatcatgtcatctgcaaatagtgaccattttacttctttttttccagtttggatgtcttttatttctttttcttgtctggttgctgtggctaggagttccaatattatgttgaataaaagtggcaagagggggtatccttgtcttgttcctgatcttagaggaaaaatttcaccattgagtatgatgttagctgtgggtttgtcatatggcctttattatgttaaggtatgttccctctgtgcccactttgttgagagtttcctttttttatcataaatggatgttgaattttgtcaaatgctttttctgcatctattgagatgatcatatgatttttattcatttgttaatatggtatatcacatttatttgtcgatattgaaccatccttgcatccctgggataaatcccacttcatctgatttatgattcttttaatgtgttattgaatTTACCCTCTATGTTttattggggatttttgcatctttgttcatcagctatattggcctgtaattttcttttcctttttttgtagtgtctttgattttggtatcagggtaatgctggccttgttggatgagtttggaagtgttccttcctcttcaattttttgtaatagtttgagaaggataggtgttaactctttttaaaatgtttggtagaattcccctgtgaagccttctggtgttggacttttgtttgttgggaggtgtttttttttttattactaattcaatttcattattggtAATTTGTCtgttaagattttctatttcttcatgatggagtcttagaagattgtatgtttttaggaatttatccatctcttctaggttgtccagtttattgacAAATAATTGTTTGTactagtctcttatgattctttgtatttctgtgctttttgttgtaacttctctttcatttctgattttatttatttgggatctctcttatttcttgatgagtctgggtaaaggtttatcaattttgtttatcttttcaaagaactagctcttcattgatcttttcttttttttaagtctctatttcatgtattcctgctctgatatttattattttcttccttgtactaactttgggcatcatttttcttctttttctagttcctttagctgtAAAGATacattgcttatttgagatttttcttatttcttgaggaaggcctgtatcaccatgaacttccctcttagaactgcttttactatGTCCCATAGACTTTGGaaagctgtgttttcattttcatttgtttcagggtattttttatttcctctttgatttcttcactgatccaTTGGTGGTTTAGTAGCATGTTATTTGGTCTCTCCATGTTTGtgtcttttccagttttcttcttgtacttgatgtctagtttcataccattgtggtcagaaaagatgattgatatgatttcagtcttcttaaatttattgagacttgttttgtggcttaacaTGTGAGCTATCCTGAgtaatgttccatgtgtacttgaaaaaaaatgtgtattatgaaattttggggtggaatgttctgtatctgtcTATTAGGTGTATcaggtctactgtgtcatttaaagccaatgttttcttactgattttctgtctgcatgatctgTCTGTTGATGTATGTTGGTCacaaaagtcccctactattattgtgttactgtctatttctccctttgtgtgtgttaatatttgctttatatacttagatgctcctatgttggtgcttaaatatttatgaatgttaTATCCTTTTCTTGGATtgacctttttatcattatgtaatgccttcctttgtcttttgttacattgtttgttttaaagtctattttaggCATGCGCAGTCAGTAAGAGGTGGGCGGAGGATGCGGGAGATGTGCGTGGCTGTGTTTCGCCGGCCCAGTAGGGGAACTGCATGCTTGAGGTGACCAGGGACTGAGCATTTCAGATCTGCTTGGTAAACCTGGTGCACCACCATGCTGGCCACAAGACTTCTGTGTCTCCAGAAACTACCTTCCAGGGTTTTCCACCAAGGTTTCACCAAGGCCTCCCCTACTGTGAAGAATTCCATCACAAAGAATCAGTGGCTCTTAACACCCAGCAGGGAATACGCCACCAAGACAAGAATTGGAATTCGGCATGGGAAAACTAGCCAAGAACTCAAGGAGACAGCTTTGGAACAGTCAttggaaaaagtattttaaattgatCAGATGGAAAGATGGTTTATTGCTGCAGTTGGTCTTGGAGCTTTGTGCTCCTATGGCTTGGGAATGCCATTGTCTAATGAGATTGGAGCTATTGAAAAAGCTGTAATTTGGCCTCAGTATGTGCAGGATAGAATTCATTCCACCTATATGTACTTAGCAGAAAGTATTGGCATAACAGCTTTGTCTGCCCTGGCAGTGAGCAGAACTCCTGCTCTCATGAACTTCATGATGAGAGGCTGTTGGGTGACAACTGGTGCAACCTTTGCACGCATGATTGAAGCTGGAATGCTGGTACGGAGCCCAGGCCCAAAGCATCTTGCTTGGTTACTACATTCTGGTGTGATGGGTGCAGTGGTGGCTCTTCTGATGATATTAGGGGGGCCTCTTGTCAGAGCTGTATGGTACACAGCTGGCATTGTGGGAGGCCTCTCCACCATGGCCATGTGCGTGCCCAATGAGAAGTTTTT contains:
- the LOC103006175 gene encoding LOW QUALITY PROTEIN: growth hormone-inducible transmembrane protein-like (The sequence of the model RefSeq protein was modified relative to this genomic sequence to represent the inferred CDS: substituted 1 base at 1 genomic stop codon), with protein sequence MLATRLLCLQKLPSRVFHQGFTKASPTVKNSITKNQWLLTPSREYATKTRIGIRHGKTSQELKETALEQSLEKVFXIDQMERWFIAAVGLGALCSYGLGMPLSNEIGAIEKAVIWPQYVQDRIHSTYMYLAESIGITALSALAVSRTPALMNFMMRGCWVTTGATFARMIEAGMLVRSPGPKHLAWLLHSGVMGAVVALLMILGGPLVRAVWYTAGIVGGLSTMAMCVPNEKFLNMAAPLGVGLGVFFVSSLGSMFLPPTTVAGATLYSVAIYGGLVLFSTFLLYDTQKVIKHAEVVPVYGVKKYDPIDSMLGIYMDILNIFMQVASILATGGNRKK